From Coregonus clupeaformis isolate EN_2021a unplaced genomic scaffold, ASM2061545v1 scaf0132, whole genome shotgun sequence, a single genomic window includes:
- the LOC121557024 gene encoding uncharacterized protein LOC121557024 encodes MGQTLSDPVTLVSPWEQRKETHKHKKKPKEKSIPPALTFLQLFTLLSCIRMKKTPFDPSQSGEGRKATTIHDTNNNNDSDTGSDYSAGDVKRIKDNSKGKDHKRRTTLETEKDNKQRSNSVSPVEKAKETQQKEKKQSIYSAVAALQLFTLFCCGGKVKLKKTRASQYRQSKKDQDEDTASDTGSDWSGGDVTTKKVKDKSNGKANQRTPRQVKTHVEEIYIRPDSPTLPRAHSSLSQFSLARNLAILPLEWQLPGVPLTTSSMATRTERKPSTTNTSTQAQTETQTTDMNTDTQTTATSQRQISMVTTQSSETMTEVHTSDSSTQNSTPDMALTPESTKDMIAADEDVKLTLLKI; translated from the exons ATGGGTCAGACACTTAGTGACCCTGTCACTCTGGTCTCTCCTTGGGAGCAACGAAAGGAGACCCATAAACATAAAAAGAAACCCAAGGAGAAGAGCATCCCTCCAGCCCTGACCTTTCTTCAGCTATTTACACTGCTGAGCTGCATCAGGATGAAGAAGACACCATTTGATCCCTCCCAGAGTGGTgaggggagaaaggcaacaaCGATACACGATACGAACAACAATAATGACTCTGATACTG GCTCTGACTATTCTGCAGGTGATGTGAAAAGGATCAAGGACAATAGTAAAGGAAAG GACCACAAACGCAGAACGACACTGGAAACAGAAAAAGACAATAAACAAAGATCTAACTCG GTCTCCCCTGTGGAGAAAGCAAAGGAGACCCAGCAGAAAGAGAAGAAGCAGAGCATCTATTCAGCTGTGGCGGCCCTGCAGCTGTTCACTCTCTTCTGCTGTGGAGGGAAAGTCAAGCTGAAGAAAACTCGTGCCTCTCAGTACAGACAGAGTAAAAAGGACCAGGACGAAGATACTGCGTCTGATACTG GCTCAGACTGGTCTGGAGGAGATGTTACAACCAAAAAGGTCAAGGACAAGAGTAATGGAAag GCAAATCAAAGGACACCCCGGCAAGTGAAGACCCATGTGGAGGAAATATACATAAGACCTGACTCTCCGACTCTACCACGTGCCCAC AGCTCCCTCTCCCAGTTCTCCCTGGCTAGGAACCTGGCCATCCTCCCGCTGGAGTGGCAGCTACCTGGAGTCCCTCTGACCACCTCGTCTATGGCAACTAGGACAGAGAGAAAGCCATCCACTACCAACACTTCGACACAGGcgcagacagaaacacagacaacagatatgaacacagacacacagaccactgCCACCTCCCAGAGACAGATCTCCATGGTGACCACCCAGTCATCAGAGACCATGACAGAGGTTCACACATCAGACTCAAGCACCCAGAACTCCACTCCTGACATGGCACTGACCCCTGAGAGCACTAAGGACATGATCGCTGCTGATGAGGATGTGAAACTGACTCTGCTGAAGATTTGA